One part of the Thermodesulfobacterium commune DSM 2178 genome encodes these proteins:
- the zapB gene encoding cell division protein ZapB, translated as MAFQEIANLEEKIDALIALVIQLRNEKEELINKLKTKEEENARLIEEIERREEERKVLKEKIGSLIEKLSQI; from the coding sequence ATGGCTTTTCAGGAAATTGCTAATTTAGAAGAAAAAATAGATGCACTTATTGCTTTGGTAATCCAACTTAGGAATGAAAAAGAGGAGCTTATAAATAAACTAAAAACCAAAGAGGAGGAAAATGCAAGACTTATAGAGGAAATAGAAAGGAGGGAGGAGGAAAGAAAGGTTTTAAAAGAAAAAATTGGTAGTTTGATAGAGAAACTCTCCCAAATATAG